The Deltaproteobacteria bacterium region TGTTTCCCACACCAGACCGAGGCTCGGGTAAATGATTGCTGCGTCAAGGCCTTCTTTATCGAGGCGGTTGAGGCGCTCTTTGGCGTCCATTGCTCCCAGTAGATATTCCTCGCCGTAGTGTAGCTTGGGATTAAACTCGCCTTTCTCACGTGTGACTTGTCCCATCGACCCTAGTCCAGAAAAAGTTCCACCGCGACTGACCCGCGAAGGTTTGCCGCCGATCTCAATGTAGTCGTACCCCTGGTCGTCAACCTTTAAACGAACTGCAGTGGCGCGATACTTCGCTTCACAATACTTTTCCCACAAATCAGCAGCTTCGAGAATGTGGCCATCAGCATCGACGCCACCGGCGAACTTGATTTTACTGATACTTTCTTCCAAGATCCGGGCCATGTGTGTCTCCCTTCCTTAGCGCGGTTTATGTTGGACTCCAATTCTAACATGCTGAGAATGAACTATCACGTTGGCACTTCCCCTTATCGGTGCAACGCACATCTGGCACGGACGATACTGAACTGCGCGTCGGTTGACAAGGCTGGTGAAGTTAGCTCCGCATGCGTGACCTAGTCGAGCTCGCCAATTTCGCTTACAAGGAGTGAACATCTCAGACGAGAATGCCACCTGGAGAGTGACAGCAAGAAGGATGGGGACACGCTTACCGTTTTCTCTTGAGCGCGCGGCGCGCGGATCGAAAGCGCGTGCGGCGACGTTTCAGACTGCCCACGGAACCGTGCAAACGCCGGTTTTCATGCCGGTTGGCACCCAGGCCACGGTCAAAGGTCAAACGCTTGCGAGTCTCAAGGCCAGTCGGACACGTGTGCTGTTGGCGAATACCTATCACCTGCTGCTGCGGCCCGGACCAGCAGTCTTTCAGCGCTTTGGAGGGATCCATCGGTTCATGAATTGGGATGGCCCTGTGTTGACTGACTCTGGTGGTTTTCAGATCTTCTCCTTGCCGCATGCCCGGCACATGAACGAGGAGGGAGCGCAGTTCCAAAGTTACATTGACGGCGCGACGCACTTACTCTCGCCTGAGTCCAGCATTGCCACGCAACGTGCCATTGGCAGCGACATCATGATGGTGCTCGACCAATGTATTCCCTCCACAGCCTCGTATGACGAAGCTGAAACAGCGATGGCGCTTACCCACCGCTGGGCGGTTCGTTCGCTGCACGCTCGCGGTGAGGCGCCCGCCGCCTTGTTTGGTATTGTCCAGGGAGCATGCCACGCCGAGCTGCGCAAACGCAGTGCGGAGTTTCTCTGTACCTTGCCTTTTGATGGCCTAGCTATCGGTGGGCTCGCAGTTGGTGAGACGCAAAGCGAGCGTTACAGCATGACCGAGTTGGTAACCGACTATCTCCCTGAAGCATTGCCGCGTTATCTGATGGGCGTGGGTACGCCGCTCGACCTGTTAGAGAGCGTACATCGTGGCGTCGATATGTTCGACTGCATCATGCCGTCGCAACTAGCGCAGCGCGGTGTTGTGTTTACCTCGCACGGCAAACTGCGGTTGCGTCGCTCGGTGTATAAGTTCAGTGAAGAGCCGCTTGACACTCGGTGTGAATGCCTCGCGTGTCAGCACTATTCGCGTGCCTATCTCCACCATCTTATCAAAGCGAGCGAAGTCCTAGGGTGGCACCTGTTGGGCCTGCATAATTTGACCTTTTATCACCGACTAATGCGAGAGATGCGCGACAGGATTCTGCGCGGGGATTTTGCCGCTTACTATGAAACCAAGCGCGTCGAGCTGCTCCGCGATGATGCAGACAATCCGAGTCAGCCGCCCAAGCGGGTGAGGACGCGGCGATCCCCACGCTTAGGCGACTACGAGATTCACCAATCTGCGCAGGGCGTCTATAGCATCCAGCAGCGTAGTTCTGGCGAGGTCATGCACTCGGTGAATGATCCCAGTGAGGAGGCCAACCGCCTCTATATAGAGCAGTCGTGCTTAGCAACGAGATTAACCCGGCAAGAACCCGCCGAGCCTCTCGTTATCTGGGATGTTGGTCTCGGCGCGGCCTTTAATGCGATGGCGATCATTCGCTGCTTTGAATCGTGTCATACTGCTGCGCTTGGGTATCCTCCTAGGCCCATACACATTGTGAGCTTTGAGCAGGATCTCGATCCGCTGACCCTTGCTGTTCGCAATCCTGACTGCTTCATCCACATCCGTCACGCGGCACCAGTCTCTGTTCTACAACGAGGCCACTGGCAACACTCCTCCCAGTGCCTGAGGTGGGAACTCCGCCAGGGAGATTTTCCTCAACAGCTTGTTGCTGCTGCACGGCCAGCGATCATTTTCTACGACCCGTTCTCGTTCAAGACGGACACCGCGTTGTGGACCGTCGACATCTTTGAACAAATCTTTGCGCGATGCGAGGACGTTGGCGCTGAACTCTACACCTACTCCGCGTCGACTGCTGTACGAGCTGCTCTGCTCGCGGCAGGATTCTTTGTCGCAGAAGGTGTTGGCACCGGGCCCAAGTCTTCAACGACCGTGGCGTTCTCTCGCTCAGATGTCGCCAGAGTGCATCCTCTCAGGCCACAACTTCTTGGGTCGGAGTGGCTCACGCGCTGGCGACGCAGTCATGCCAAATTTCCGCCGTTGTTGGCAGCTGATGCGTACGCGAGAATTGAACGAGCGATAGAGAATCACCCGCAGTTTCGGGTGACGGACTGAATCGAAACGTACGCTGTTTAATCTGTGGATACCAACGTTGGCGCATGTCGCCGTACCTGCTGCACCATTTCCTCATCCGAAATCGAGGTGGTTCGACCTAAACGATACTGTCCGTCGACCCAGTCCGTGATCTGCAGCACGCTGCTCGCTTTCTTGTCGACCCGCTGCTTACTTGGCAGATTGAAGTAGGTATTGATCCACCAGGCCACTCCCGCTGTACCGGAGGTTTTGTCGACCGCGACACGGGGAGGACGGCCGAGCACTTTTGTGGTGTCGAAGATGTTGTAAATTTCCTCGTCCTTCAACGGCCCGTCAGCATGGATACCCGCACGCGTCACGTTGAAATCGCGCCCAACAAAGGGATAGTTCGCTGGAATGTGGTAGTTGATCTCTTGCTCAAAGTACTCCGCGATTTCCCGGATGACCGTTGTGTCCATGCCACTGGGGTCACCGGTGAGCGAGATGTACTCCATGACCAGGGCTTCCAGTGGTGGGTTGCCGGTGCGCTCACCATAGCCGAGCAGCGTGCCGTTGGCGTACATGCAGCCGTAGAGCCAGGCGGTAGAGGCGTTGACCAATACTTTATGGAAGTCGTTGTGGCCATGCCACTCTAAACACTCCGACGGGACGCCACACTCGCGCCGTAACCCTTGAATTAACTTGGGTACGCTACGCGGGAGCGCTGCATTGGCGAATGGTACGCCAAAGCCCATGGTGTCACAGACACGTACCTTGATGGGAATGCCACTTTCCTCACGCAGGCGCATCAGCTCAGTGACGAACGGAACAACGAAACCATAGAAGTCCGCGCGGGTCGCGTCCTCCAGGTGACACCGAATGCGAATCCCCGCGTCCAAAGCGTCTTTGACAACACCCAGATATTCGTCAAAGGCCTGCCGACGACTCTTCTTGAGCTTAAGAAAGATGTGGTAGTCCGAGCACGAAGTGAGGATCCCCGTTTCCTTGAGGCCCATCTCTTCGACCAACGCGAAGTCTGACTTGACTGCGCGTATCCATCCCGTGACTTCTGGAAATGTGTAGCCCAGCGCTAGGCACCGACGCACCGCTGCACGATCGACATCGGAATAGAGAAAGAACTCAGCCTGGCGAATAATTCCTTGAGGACCACCCAGCCGATGCAGCAGCGTGTAGAGATCGACAATTTGCTGCACGGTGTACGGTGGACGGGCCTGTTGGCCGTCGCGAAAGGTCGTGTCGGTGATATAGAACTGCGGTGCTGGGTCACACTCTTCACTAACACCATCGAAAACGATCTTCGGTACTGTGTCGTACGGGAACACGTCTCGCAGCAAGTTGGGTTCTGGCACATCCTGTAACTCGTAGTGGTGCGTCGTTCCCGGTCCTGCCATCAGTTGTCGCTTGCGTGCACTCCATGTGGCCATCCTGTGCCTCCTTCATGTGTCGCTTCGGCAATTGTAATAATTTACAATATATTGTCAACGTTGATTTATTAATCAATATGAAATATATTTCTCCAATCGACCTCAAGAAAGGAGCTTGTATGGCAGAGGCGCGTTATATAACTGCACGTGAGGCAGCTACCCTATTGAACGTCAGTATGCCCACGCTCTATGCCTACGTCAGTCGCGGGCTCATTCGCTCTGAGTCCGTGGAGGGGAGCGCACGCACTCGTCGCTATCGTCGCGAAGATGTGGAGCACTTACAGGAACGCAAAGATGTGCGGCGTAATCCAGCCACCGCGGCAGCGAAAGCGTTACATTTGGGTATGCCGGTGCTGGACTCGGCGATCACCTGCATAGCCGATGGCCACGTATATTATCGCGGGACCGATGCCGTGCGACTGGCAACGACATCCAGTGTCGAGCACGTCGCGGCATTCCTGTGGCTTGATAGAAGCGACCCCGACATCGGTAGCCTCTTTGCAGCGGGAGAATATAAGCTGCCGTCGCGCTGTACGGCAATGCAACGTCGACTGTCTGAGTTATTGACCGATTTAGCGCCAATCGAACGGTTTCAGCTGATGCTGCCGATGGCGGCCACGGAAGACGTTGCTGCCTATGATCTACAGCCATATGCAGTGGCCCAGACCGGCGCTCGCATCATGCGCCTCATGACGCTCATTACTGTCGGTCGGAGCAAGGGTGAACACGACCTCGTGCGGACATTGCAAGACGGCTGGATTGCAGACAACCCTAGCGCCGGCCCACTGTTGCGTAGTGCGTTGATCTTGTGCGCGGATCACGAACTCAATGTTTCTGCTTTCGCCGCACGTTGCGTCGCCTCGGCAAATGCAACCCCGTATGCGGTAGTGATGGCAGGACTTGCCGCCTTAACCGGCGCCAAGCATGGTGGCTACACGGATCAGGTCGAAGCCTTTCTTGCCGAAGTGGCAATGCCAGAACGAGCGAGTCAGGTGATCACCAACCGCTTGAAGCGCGGGGAGCGCCTGCCTGGGTTTGGTCATCAGCTCTACCCTGACGGCGACCCGCGTGCGGCAGCGCTTTTGTCACTCGTCGTGAAATCGCATGCTAAGACCGCTGGCGTCACTTTAGGAAAAGCGGTCGCCGCCCAAGTCGAGCGCAGCATCGGCCAGAAACCGACGATCGATTTCGCCTTGGCAGTCTTGGCGCATGCGCTGAAATTACCGCCCGGATCAGCACTGGCGCTGTTTGCCCTCGGACGCACGATTGGCTGGATCGCGCACGCGATTGAGCAGTATCAGCTCGATCAACTGATTCGACCGCGGGCGCGGTATATTGGTTCTGCACCGCAGGTTGAAGGTGTGTGAGGGTGGAGAGGCTACGGGCGCAGTGATAGGAGATGCATTTATAGGAGCGCACCGCTGTGCGCTCCTACGTTCGACACCATTATGCTCCGCGTCGTGCTTCATCCTGGGCAGTCGGACCCTGCACTTTGTACAGCTTCTGGCCGTTATCCCACAGAATCTTGCGGCGCACTGACTCTTCACAATCAGAGAGACCGCCTTTGATACGTGCATGGACCTCTTCACCATACAACGACGTCGGATGTGGGAAGTCAGTCTCAAAGAGAATGTTGTCAACGCCGACTTTGTCGATCAGTCGTCGCGGGGCGGTTTGCTCGAACCAATAACACGCGTAGACATTACGGGCGAAATACTGCGATGGCAGCATGTCGAATTCTGGCCGCTCTTCGGTGACGCTATTGCCCATGAATTGATAATCGAGCGCTTCGAGTGCGAAAGGAATCCAGCCAATGCCACTTTCCACGGAGACGAACTTGATCTTAGGATAACGAGCGAGCACGCCCGACATGATCAGGTCATTAAGTTGAATACCATTGCGCAGGAAAATGTTCACCGACAGTTCCGTGAAGGCTGCCATCTTTCCGTAGGCAGCCATTTTGTTCTGCAAGAGGCCCATTTCCATATTGCCCGAGCCGATATGGAAGCTAATGGGTAGATCGAGTTCACAGGCAACTTCCCACAACGGATCCCAATGCCGCTCCCCTAACAGTGGCTGTCCCCAGAATTGTGGTTCACCTGTAAAGAGGATGCCCTTGTGACCCATCGCGGCGCAGCGGCGTACTTCCTTCACGGCAGCGTTCACATCCCAGAACGGTGTCGACGTGATCGGCAGCAAACGACGCGAGTCAGCCGCTGCCCACTCGGTCTGCCAATCGTTGTAAATCTGCACGCACGTCAACATCAATTCAGGATCGTTGAGCTTCAAAAACTCCTGTGCGCCAAAGCCACCAACATTGGGGTACATGATCATCGCCCAGATGCCCATCTTGTCCATGTACTTCAGTCGCTCTTTGGCATCGTAGGCTCCGGGATGCATTTCTTCATAGTTCTTGGGCGGATTCTTGAAATTGCCTACTCCAGCGGTCGCAGTCAGCCCAGGACTTGCGAGCATTGGCGTACCCCCAACGATCCAGGACAATTTGCCATCCTTATCTTGCTCGATACGCGGCACCATGTCCTTCATCCTGGCTGGTGCGCGCTTAGTCCACAGGTCTGGTGACTCGGTGACATGCGTATCGACGTCGATAATGCTGTAACCACTCATAGATCGTGTCCTCCTTACTTTCTTTGTTGTAGTCTACCCTGTATCGAATGGCCCTGTACAGAGAGTCGTTGAACGATTTTATCGCTGTGCTGTGGCTCAAACACGGGTACCGCGGCGCATCCGCGACCAGCGATGCACGGGCCACATGTCTTGGTCTTCACCCCACCCGACCTCGCCGTTGATGCTCCAGCGAACGAGACTATTCACGTCGATAAAGGTATGGCGGTTGATAATGATGCGGTTCACTGGTTCACCAACGGCAACGATCTTGCGTCCTTCGGCGTCACTGGCGGCAAGCTCTATGCGTGTGATCCAGTGAGTCGCAGGATCACGTGAGACCCATCGCTCACCTTCAGTGAGGCGTATGACGTGCCCTTCGCGCATGAGAAAGCCGTAGGCAACAGGATTGCGGTCGGTGTCACCGTTTGTCACAGCCAGGAAACCATGCTTGGCACCTGCGACGCCAGTAACATAGGCTGCTTGACGTGGTCGATCTTCGGGCCGGCGTCCCCAGGTGCGATCACGAACCGCGAAGCAATCAATAGGAATGGTTTCACCATGCAGCACGAGTGAACCGTGCACGCGGCCAATTTGATCGAAGTGCGAAGCATGGCCGAAGGTCGACCCG contains the following coding sequences:
- the tgt gene encoding tRNA guanosine(34) transglycosylase Tgt, which translates into the protein MGTRLPFSLERAARGSKARAATFQTAHGTVQTPVFMPVGTQATVKGQTLASLKASRTRVLLANTYHLLLRPGPAVFQRFGGIHRFMNWDGPVLTDSGGFQIFSLPHARHMNEEGAQFQSYIDGATHLLSPESSIATQRAIGSDIMMVLDQCIPSTASYDEAETAMALTHRWAVRSLHARGEAPAALFGIVQGACHAELRKRSAEFLCTLPFDGLAIGGLAVGETQSERYSMTELVTDYLPEALPRYLMGVGTPLDLLESVHRGVDMFDCIMPSQLAQRGVVFTSHGKLRLRRSVYKFSEEPLDTRCECLACQHYSRAYLHHLIKASEVLGWHLLGLHNLTFYHRLMREMRDRILRGDFAAYYETKRVELLRDDADNPSQPPKRVRTRRSPRLGDYEIHQSAQGVYSIQQRSSGEVMHSVNDPSEEANRLYIEQSCLATRLTRQEPAEPLVIWDVGLGAAFNAMAIIRCFESCHTAALGYPPRPIHIVSFEQDLDPLTLAVRNPDCFIHIRHAAPVSVLQRGHWQHSSQCLRWELRQGDFPQQLVAAARPAIIFYDPFSFKTDTALWTVDIFEQIFARCEDVGAELYTYSASTAVRAALLAAGFFVAEGVGTGPKSSTTVAFSRSDVARVHPLRPQLLGSEWLTRWRRSHAKFPPLLAADAYARIERAIENHPQFRVTD
- a CDS encoding 2-isopropylmalate synthase, which codes for MAGPGTTHHYELQDVPEPNLLRDVFPYDTVPKIVFDGVSEECDPAPQFYITDTTFRDGQQARPPYTVQQIVDLYTLLHRLGGPQGIIRQAEFFLYSDVDRAAVRRCLALGYTFPEVTGWIRAVKSDFALVEEMGLKETGILTSCSDYHIFLKLKKSRRQAFDEYLGVVKDALDAGIRIRCHLEDATRADFYGFVVPFVTELMRLREESGIPIKVRVCDTMGFGVPFANAALPRSVPKLIQGLRRECGVPSECLEWHGHNDFHKVLVNASTAWLYGCMYANGTLLGYGERTGNPPLEALVMEYISLTGDPSGMDTTVIREIAEYFEQEINYHIPANYPFVGRDFNVTRAGIHADGPLKDEEIYNIFDTTKVLGRPPRVAVDKTSGTAGVAWWINTYFNLPSKQRVDKKASSVLQITDWVDGQYRLGRTTSISDEEMVQQVRRHAPTLVSTD
- a CDS encoding helix-turn-helix domain-containing protein — protein: MWPSCASFMCRFGNCNNLQYIVNVDLLINMKYISPIDLKKGACMAEARYITAREAATLLNVSMPTLYAYVSRGLIRSESVEGSARTRRYRREDVEHLQERKDVRRNPATAAAKALHLGMPVLDSAITCIADGHVYYRGTDAVRLATTSSVEHVAAFLWLDRSDPDIGSLFAAGEYKLPSRCTAMQRRLSELLTDLAPIERFQLMLPMAATEDVAAYDLQPYAVAQTGARIMRLMTLITVGRSKGEHDLVRTLQDGWIADNPSAGPLLRSALILCADHELNVSAFAARCVASANATPYAVVMAGLAALTGAKHGGYTDQVEAFLAEVAMPERASQVITNRLKRGERLPGFGHQLYPDGDPRAAALLSLVVKSHAKTAGVTLGKAVAAQVERSIGQKPTIDFALAVLAHALKLPPGSALALFALGRTIGWIAHAIEQYQLDQLIRPRARYIGSAPQVEGV
- a CDS encoding amidohydrolase, with the translated sequence MSGYSIIDVDTHVTESPDLWTKRAPARMKDMVPRIEQDKDGKLSWIVGGTPMLASPGLTATAGVGNFKNPPKNYEEMHPGAYDAKERLKYMDKMGIWAMIMYPNVGGFGAQEFLKLNDPELMLTCVQIYNDWQTEWAAADSRRLLPITSTPFWDVNAAVKEVRRCAAMGHKGILFTGEPQFWGQPLLGERHWDPLWEVACELDLPISFHIGSGNMEMGLLQNKMAAYGKMAAFTELSVNIFLRNGIQLNDLIMSGVLARYPKIKFVSVESGIGWIPFALEALDYQFMGNSVTEERPEFDMLPSQYFARNVYACYWFEQTAPRRLIDKVGVDNILFETDFPHPTSLYGEEVHARIKGGLSDCEESVRRKILWDNGQKLYKVQGPTAQDEARRGA